A portion of the Vreelandella subglaciescola genome contains these proteins:
- a CDS encoding ABC transporter permease yields MQALLDWLDGLLANNSIFTLQTLSFYGDGLTTTVQLVFLSLIIGLVMAVPLAIGRSSRHGFIKWPIFLYTYVFRGTPLLIQLYLIYYGVVFVEGIQDTWLWAIIKEPFMPALFAFTLNTAAYTTEIFRGAIKATPQGEIEAARAYGMSPALALRRIVLPSAFRRALPAYGNEVIFMLHASAIASVVTLMDLTGAARFVYARFYAPFDAFLFVAAIYLCLTFTILYFFRFLEKRLLAHLRPMT; encoded by the coding sequence ATGCAAGCGCTTCTCGACTGGCTGGATGGCCTGCTCGCCAACAACAGCATCTTCACCCTGCAAACGCTGTCTTTCTACGGCGACGGGCTGACGACCACCGTACAGCTGGTGTTTCTCTCGCTGATTATCGGGCTGGTGATGGCGGTGCCGCTGGCCATTGGCCGCAGCTCGCGACACGGCTTCATCAAGTGGCCGATTTTTCTCTACACCTACGTGTTTCGCGGCACGCCGCTGCTGATACAGCTTTACCTGATCTACTACGGCGTGGTGTTTGTGGAGGGCATTCAGGACACCTGGCTGTGGGCGATCATCAAAGAACCGTTCATGCCGGCGCTGTTCGCTTTCACGCTCAACACGGCGGCCTACACCACAGAGATTTTCCGCGGCGCAATAAAAGCCACGCCCCAGGGTGAAATCGAAGCCGCCCGTGCCTATGGCATGTCGCCGGCGCTGGCACTCAGACGTATCGTGCTGCCCAGTGCGTTTCGTCGTGCCCTGCCGGCCTACGGCAACGAAGTCATCTTCATGCTCCACGCCAGCGCCATTGCCAGCGTCGTGACGCTGATGGACCTGACCGGCGCGGCCCGTTTCGTCTACGCACGCTTTTACGCACCCTTTGATGCCTTTCTGTTCGTCGCGGCGATTTACCTGTGCCTGACCTTTACCATCCTGTATTTCTTCCGCTTTCTGGAGAAAAGGCTGCTCGCACACTTAAGGCCGATGACGTAA
- a CDS encoding 5-(carboxyamino)imidazole ribonucleotide synthase — protein sequence MNIGILGAGQLGQMLALSGYPLGNRFTFLDTTGGHSAAIGEIISDPENQRLSDFLDRVDVVTYEFEHLPVALLREIEAHKPVYPSSRAIAVCQNRVEEKALFDRLEIPTPEYRVVTNAAELESAARTLGCPVVSKSVTEGYDGKGQAVLQTPDQAADAWATIGHEKLIVEAFVDFIREVSMIAVRGRDGEVRFYPMAENQHVDGILRYSIAPLPDLDAGVQQTADGYIRTLLDELDYVGVLALELFQTRDGRLLANEMAPRVHNSGHWTMDGAVTSQFENHLRAVQGLPLGETRALSPTCMINVIGQEPESVEVLRLADAHLHRYGKAERAGRKLGHINVVAHDHAALKEKLDVCAALLPDAPAPAFSFVP from the coding sequence ATGAACATTGGCATACTCGGTGCGGGTCAGCTCGGGCAGATGCTGGCGCTTTCCGGCTATCCGCTGGGCAACCGCTTCACTTTTCTGGATACCACGGGCGGCCACAGCGCGGCGATTGGCGAGATCATCAGCGACCCCGAGAACCAGCGGCTAAGCGATTTTCTCGATCGGGTCGACGTGGTCACCTACGAATTCGAGCATCTGCCGGTGGCGCTGCTGCGTGAGATCGAGGCGCATAAACCCGTCTACCCTAGCAGCCGCGCCATTGCCGTGTGCCAGAACCGCGTGGAAGAAAAAGCGCTGTTTGACCGGCTGGAGATTCCCACGCCCGAGTATCGTGTGGTCACCAATGCCGCTGAGCTGGAAAGCGCCGCGCGCACGCTGGGCTGCCCGGTAGTGTCCAAATCAGTGACCGAAGGCTACGACGGCAAAGGTCAGGCGGTGCTACAAACCCCCGATCAAGCCGCCGACGCCTGGGCGACCATTGGCCACGAAAAACTGATCGTCGAGGCGTTTGTCGATTTCATTCGTGAGGTGTCGATGATTGCCGTGCGTGGCCGCGACGGCGAAGTGCGCTTTTATCCGATGGCAGAAAACCAGCACGTTGACGGTATTCTGCGCTACTCCATCGCGCCGCTGCCGGATCTGGACGCAGGCGTGCAACAAACGGCCGACGGCTACATCCGTACGCTGCTCGACGAATTAGACTACGTCGGCGTGCTGGCGCTGGAGCTGTTCCAGACCCGCGACGGCAGGCTGCTGGCCAATGAAATGGCCCCAAGGGTGCACAATTCCGGCCACTGGACCATGGACGGCGCGGTGACCAGCCAGTTTGAAAACCACCTGCGGGCGGTGCAGGGGCTGCCGCTGGGCGAGACCCGCGCGCTGTCGCCTACCTGCATGATCAACGTAATTGGCCAAGAGCCTGAGAGCGTCGAAGTGCTGCGTCTGGCTGACGCTCATCTGCACCGTTACGGCAAAGCCGAGCGCGCCGGACGCAAGCTTGGGCATATCAACGTGGTGGCGCACGACCATGCCGCATTGAAAGAAAAGCTCGATGTCTGCGCGGCGTTATTGCCCGATGCGCCGGCGCCGGCGTTCAGCTTTGTGCCGTAA
- a CDS encoding transporter substrate-binding domain-containing protein, with amino-acid sequence MKKLLSLSLLSLAVAATSAQARDDDQIRIGVDVPYEPMEFRTPDGELTGFDIDLGNAMCAEMKVECEWIVQGWDGIIPGLMARKYDAIMSSMTINDKRREQVLFSDPYFTPPSAWFAPSSTDLTEATEGSLDGMTIGVQRGTLQDNYVTDMYGSVADVNRYSTADDMVLDMEAERLDIVFLDYPVGQSTLLESDNRDYKVVGKMLTEPKQYFGDGFGMAFRKRDKDLADQFNQALETLKDNGTYDEIKANYFDES; translated from the coding sequence ATGAAAAAACTACTATCTCTTTCCCTTCTGAGCCTTGCCGTGGCCGCCACCAGCGCACAGGCACGCGACGACGACCAGATTCGTATCGGCGTGGATGTCCCTTACGAGCCCATGGAATTTCGCACGCCGGATGGCGAGCTTACCGGCTTTGATATCGATCTGGGCAACGCCATGTGCGCCGAAATGAAGGTCGAGTGCGAATGGATCGTACAGGGCTGGGACGGCATCATCCCCGGGCTGATGGCGCGCAAATATGACGCCATCATGTCGTCGATGACCATCAACGACAAACGCCGCGAACAGGTACTCTTCTCTGACCCCTACTTCACGCCGCCCTCGGCCTGGTTTGCGCCGTCTTCCACCGACCTGACCGAGGCCACCGAAGGCTCGCTCGACGGCATGACCATTGGCGTTCAGCGCGGCACCCTGCAGGATAACTACGTCACCGACATGTACGGCAGCGTGGCCGACGTCAACCGCTACTCCACCGCCGACGACATGGTGCTGGATATGGAAGCCGAGCGGCTGGACATCGTTTTTCTGGATTACCCCGTCGGCCAGTCGACGCTGCTGGAAAGCGATAACCGCGACTACAAGGTCGTCGGCAAGATGCTCACCGAGCCCAAGCAGTACTTTGGCGACGGGTTCGGCATGGCGTTTCGCAAGCGCGACAAAGACCTGGCCGACCAGTTCAACCAGGCGCTTGAGACGCTGAAAGACAACGGTACCTATGACGAGATCAAGGCAAACTACTTTGACGAGTCGTAA
- a CDS encoding ABC transporter ATP-binding protein produces the protein MATTPLPLEVRNITKRFGDTDVLKGLSLEAHKGDVITLIGASGSGKSTFLRCMNLLEQPDEGDLIVHGDTIRFKKTAKGREPADWKQVVRMRAKLSMVFQSFNLWAHMTVLENIIEAPIHVLGKPRKEAVEHAEALLERVGLSHRANAYPAQISGGQQQRGAIARALAMDPEVMLFDEPTSALDPELVGDVLKVMHGLADEGRTMVVVTHEMGFARDVSSQVIYLHEGLVEESGTPAEVLKNPQSPRLQQFLAPKY, from the coding sequence ATGGCCACCACGCCTCTTCCCCTTGAAGTGCGCAACATTACCAAGCGCTTTGGCGATACGGACGTCTTGAAAGGACTCTCGCTTGAAGCCCACAAGGGCGACGTGATCACCCTGATCGGTGCCTCCGGCTCGGGCAAAAGTACCTTTTTGCGCTGCATGAACCTGCTGGAACAGCCTGATGAAGGCGATTTGATCGTTCACGGCGACACCATTCGCTTCAAAAAAACCGCCAAAGGCCGCGAGCCCGCCGACTGGAAACAGGTGGTGAGGATGCGTGCCAAGCTGTCCATGGTGTTCCAGAGCTTTAACCTCTGGGCGCACATGACGGTGCTGGAAAACATCATCGAAGCGCCGATTCACGTGCTGGGAAAGCCCCGCAAGGAAGCCGTGGAACACGCCGAAGCATTGCTCGAACGCGTCGGGCTCAGCCACCGCGCCAACGCCTATCCGGCGCAGATCTCCGGCGGCCAGCAGCAGCGCGGCGCCATTGCCCGGGCGCTGGCGATGGACCCGGAAGTCATGCTGTTTGACGAGCCGACCTCGGCCCTCGATCCCGAGCTTGTCGGCGATGTGCTCAAGGTCATGCACGGCCTGGCCGATGAAGGCCGCACCATGGTGGTTGTCACCCACGAAATGGGCTTTGCCCGGGATGTTTCAAGCCAGGTGATCTATCTCCACGAAGGGTTGGTGGAAGAGTCCGGCACGCCCGCCGAGGTACTGAAAAACCCGCAGTCACCGCGCCTGCAGCAATTTCTGGCCCCCAAGTACTGA
- a CDS encoding sensor domain-containing diguanylate cyclase → MQQLRSEKVHLLYENLWQPVVLSVVVAGLLVITLWPVVPAATLLGWLGALSLVSLLRLGLAHCYARLPKEQRQHPRWLWRFAIGTLVVGCVWGAGSFLLFTPDHYGQLAALCIVFSGIIAGGVTTLSTIWWVAACFSVPIILPLLAQFFWMGTTLSMLLGTILTLFLGLVLLTSRRLNRIIHANIYLRVSMAAREVLLRESENRYRSIFQHSPLGVLHFNRKGRITDCNAKLLDVLGVARAQVIGYNLLNDAANPAVGRAVGKMLRGGTGYYEGTYTLPDASEGTPLRAFFNVVHSDGHQQVGGIAIVEDFTQRKRQEAIIYRQAYYDVLTDLPNRRHFIEGVQALWQQTPPSRGMLMFLDLDRFKLINDTLGHAAGDDLLVQVATRLQGCLRPDDQVARLSGDEFVLLALFDADADESGIEEQAAAYAARVERALGAEYCLEGQRVSVTPSIGYTCLDTRTGDHEEALKQADIAMYRAKTAGRNHVCCYRPAMREAFQQSAARYTSPEAVQGLQSDQPAFTATLACQKALE, encoded by the coding sequence GTGCAGCAATTACGCAGCGAAAAAGTCCACCTGCTTTACGAAAACCTGTGGCAGCCCGTTGTTCTGAGCGTGGTTGTCGCTGGCCTATTGGTGATTACCCTGTGGCCGGTGGTACCCGCCGCCACGCTGCTCGGTTGGCTTGGTGCGCTGTCTCTCGTTTCGCTACTGCGTCTGGGGCTTGCACACTGTTATGCGCGCCTGCCCAAAGAACAGCGTCAGCACCCGCGCTGGCTGTGGCGGTTTGCCATCGGGACGCTGGTAGTGGGCTGCGTATGGGGCGCGGGCAGCTTCTTGCTGTTTACTCCCGATCACTACGGCCAGCTGGCGGCACTATGCATTGTTTTCTCAGGTATTATTGCCGGCGGCGTTACCACGCTTTCGACTATTTGGTGGGTGGCCGCTTGTTTTTCCGTGCCGATCATTCTGCCTTTGCTGGCGCAGTTTTTCTGGATGGGCACGACGCTTTCCATGCTGCTGGGCACCATTCTCACGTTGTTTCTCGGGCTGGTATTGCTCACCAGTCGTCGGCTCAATCGTATTATCCACGCAAATATTTATTTGCGCGTTAGCATGGCGGCACGCGAGGTGCTGCTGCGGGAAAGCGAAAATCGCTATCGCTCGATTTTTCAGCACTCGCCCCTCGGCGTGCTGCATTTCAATCGTAAAGGGCGCATCACCGACTGCAATGCCAAGTTATTGGACGTGTTGGGCGTTGCCCGGGCGCAGGTCATCGGTTATAACCTGCTGAATGACGCGGCTAATCCGGCCGTTGGGCGTGCGGTTGGTAAAATGCTTCGTGGTGGCACGGGATACTATGAGGGCACCTACACGCTACCGGATGCCAGTGAAGGCACGCCGCTGCGGGCTTTTTTCAACGTGGTGCATAGCGATGGTCATCAACAGGTTGGCGGTATCGCCATCGTTGAAGACTTTACCCAGCGCAAGCGTCAGGAGGCGATCATTTATCGTCAGGCCTACTATGACGTGCTGACTGACTTGCCCAACCGGCGGCATTTTATCGAAGGCGTGCAGGCGCTATGGCAGCAGACGCCGCCGAGCCGGGGAATGCTGATGTTTCTCGATCTTGATCGCTTCAAGCTGATTAACGATACCCTGGGCCACGCCGCGGGCGATGATTTGCTGGTGCAGGTGGCAACGCGCCTGCAGGGCTGTTTGCGCCCGGACGATCAGGTCGCGCGGCTAAGCGGTGATGAGTTTGTTTTGCTGGCGTTGTTTGACGCCGATGCTGATGAGTCGGGCATTGAGGAACAGGCGGCCGCTTATGCCGCACGCGTTGAGCGAGCGCTGGGCGCTGAGTATTGTCTGGAGGGGCAGCGGGTCAGCGTGACGCCGAGCATCGGCTATACCTGCCTGGATACGCGCACGGGCGATCATGAGGAAGCGCTTAAACAGGCGGATATCGCCATGTACCGCGCCAAGACGGCGGGACGTAACCATGTCTGCTGTTATCGTCCGGCCATGCGGGAGGCGTTTCAACAGTCGGCGGCGCGTTATACGTCGCCGGAAGCGGTTCAGGGGCTTCAATCGGATCAACCGGCTTTCACCGCGACGCTGGCGTGTCAGAAGGCGTTGGAGTAA
- a CDS encoding alanine/glycine:cation symporter family protein → MDITLPAALTRLVDAGNGLLWGSVLIYLLLGAGLYFTVMTRGIQVRYFGHMFKLLRYSRQSSGGISSFQALSTSLAARVGTGNLAGVAVAIYFGGPGAVFWMWVTAMLGMATSFVESTLAQAFKTDHGDNTFRGGPARYIERGLGLRWLAMLFSVCLIIAFGLAFNSVQANSIAQAMEQAFAVPPWVIGVLLMIVVAPIIFGGLKSIARVAELVVPLMALLYLVLALVVVGINAAELPAAMATIIKSAFGLEQAAGGAMGFAVSQAIMNGIQRGLFSNEAGMGSAPNAAATATTRPNHPAAQGFIQMLGVFLDTLVICTATAAIIIMAGPELLAGDEANGIKLTQMALSSHVGEWGGMFIAVAILLFAFTSVIANYSYGETNVEYLAGRRAPLAVLIYRLAVLAMVMVGSVASLGPIWNFADLSMGMMAIINLIAILLLSPIAFALFRDYERQLKAGLEPTFDPAKFPGLVDKVDPAAWPGLTDRHSAE, encoded by the coding sequence ATGGATATCACTTTACCCGCCGCTTTGACGCGGCTGGTTGATGCCGGAAACGGCCTTTTATGGGGCAGCGTGCTGATTTATCTGCTGCTGGGTGCCGGCCTTTATTTTACCGTCATGACCCGGGGCATTCAGGTGCGCTATTTCGGCCACATGTTCAAGCTGCTGCGCTATTCGCGCCAGTCAAGCGGCGGTATTTCATCGTTTCAGGCGCTTTCCACCAGCCTTGCTGCCCGGGTGGGCACGGGCAATCTCGCCGGCGTCGCGGTGGCGATCTACTTTGGCGGCCCGGGCGCGGTGTTCTGGATGTGGGTCACAGCGATGCTGGGCATGGCGACCAGCTTTGTCGAATCGACTCTCGCCCAGGCGTTTAAAACCGATCACGGCGACAACACCTTTCGCGGCGGGCCGGCGCGCTACATTGAGCGCGGGCTGGGGCTACGCTGGCTGGCCATGCTGTTTTCGGTGTGCCTGATCATTGCCTTTGGGCTGGCCTTCAACAGCGTGCAGGCCAACTCCATTGCGCAGGCCATGGAGCAGGCGTTTGCGGTGCCGCCCTGGGTGATCGGTGTGTTGCTGATGATCGTGGTGGCACCGATTATCTTTGGCGGGCTTAAATCCATCGCCCGCGTCGCAGAGCTGGTGGTGCCGCTGATGGCGCTGCTGTATCTGGTGCTGGCGCTGGTGGTCGTGGGTATCAACGCGGCCGAGCTTCCCGCGGCGATGGCAACGATCATCAAAAGCGCGTTCGGGCTTGAGCAGGCCGCCGGCGGGGCAATGGGTTTTGCGGTGTCCCAGGCGATCATGAACGGTATTCAGCGCGGGCTGTTTTCCAATGAAGCGGGCATGGGCTCGGCGCCCAATGCGGCGGCAACGGCGACCACCCGGCCCAATCATCCGGCGGCGCAGGGCTTTATTCAGATGCTCGGTGTCTTTCTGGATACGCTGGTGATCTGCACCGCCACAGCGGCGATCATCATCATGGCTGGGCCCGAGCTGTTGGCCGGCGACGAGGCCAACGGCATCAAGCTGACGCAAATGGCGCTTTCCAGCCATGTGGGTGAGTGGGGCGGCATGTTTATCGCCGTGGCGATTCTGCTGTTTGCCTTTACCTCGGTAATTGCCAACTACTCTTACGGCGAGACCAACGTTGAGTATCTGGCCGGCCGTCGTGCGCCGCTGGCGGTGCTGATCTACCGTCTGGCGGTGCTGGCGATGGTGATGGTGGGCTCAGTGGCAAGCCTTGGGCCCATCTGGAACTTTGCTGACTTGTCCATGGGCATGATGGCGATCATCAACCTGATCGCGATTTTGCTCTTGTCGCCGATTGCTTTCGCGCTGTTTCGCGACTATGAACGCCAGCTGAAAGCCGGCCTTGAGCCGACCTTTGATCCGGCGAAGTTTCCCGGGCTGGTCGATAAGGTGGATCCTGCTGCCTGGCCCGGGCTGACGGATCGACACAGCGCCGAGTAA
- the purE gene encoding 5-(carboxyamino)imidazole ribonucleotide mutase, with protein sequence MASESPPVVGVIMGSKSDWPVMEHAVAMLERLGVAYETRVVSAHRTPDLLFDYAKGASARGIQVIVAGAGGAAHLPGMVASQTPLPVFGVPVESKALKGLDSLLSIAQMPGGVAVGTLAIGKAGATNAGLLAAQVVGLANPPVRTAVEAFRAEQTQAVLDNPDPRP encoded by the coding sequence ATGGCGTCAGAAAGCCCACCCGTTGTCGGAGTGATCATGGGGTCAAAGTCGGACTGGCCGGTCATGGAACACGCGGTCGCCATGCTCGAGCGTCTGGGCGTGGCCTACGAGACTCGCGTGGTCTCGGCGCACCGCACGCCGGATCTGCTGTTTGACTACGCCAAAGGGGCGTCCGCGCGCGGTATTCAGGTGATTGTCGCCGGCGCCGGCGGAGCCGCCCACCTGCCGGGCATGGTGGCGTCACAAACCCCGCTGCCGGTATTCGGCGTGCCGGTGGAGTCCAAGGCGCTGAAGGGGCTTGATTCGCTGCTCTCGATCGCCCAGATGCCCGGTGGCGTCGCGGTAGGGACGCTGGCCATCGGAAAGGCCGGCGCAACCAACGCGGGGCTGCTGGCCGCGCAGGTGGTGGGGCTGGCCAATCCGCCGGTGCGTACCGCCGTCGAGGCCTTTCGCGCCGAGCAGACACAGGCGGTGCTCGACAACCCGGACCCGCGCCCCTAG
- a CDS encoding MGMT family protein translates to MARPEVLEQIYTVVAQIPPGRVTTYGRVAQMTEGATPRMVGTAMRKLPDGSTLPWQRVVSASRRLADHGGASRQRERLTAEGVIFDAAGRIPAHLLWP, encoded by the coding sequence ATGGCGCGCCCGGAAGTTCTGGAGCAGATATATACCGTGGTGGCGCAGATTCCGCCGGGGCGCGTGACCACCTACGGGCGCGTAGCGCAGATGACGGAAGGCGCCACGCCGCGCATGGTAGGTACCGCCATGCGCAAACTGCCTGACGGCAGCACGCTGCCCTGGCAGCGGGTGGTGTCCGCTTCGCGGCGGCTGGCCGACCACGGCGGTGCGTCTCGTCAGCGCGAGAGGCTCACCGCCGAGGGCGTGATTTTCGATGCGGCGGGGCGTATCCCCGCGCATTTGCTGTGGCCCTGA
- a CDS encoding bifunctional GNAT family N-acetyltransferase/carbon-nitrogen hydrolase family protein, translating to MSLEDLHLNLRNLTPADYPPLKALMDAVYHDIGGAWSNLTIDKLIQAFPDGQIVIEDDGVLVGVALTVQVDYDEFSNPHRYDDLIGHREIILNNAEGDAMYGLDVLIHPDYRGYRLGRRLYEARKELCRSMNLRAILAGGRIPGYHQHADALSPAAYIEKVARKELHDTILSFQLANDFQVKRLLRKYLPEDAQSRGYATLLEWNNILFEPAERVINTRPTQVRVGAVQWQMREFSSVDAALQQIEYFVDALSDYQSDFAVFPELFNAPLIGLQDRAAQQDPIGAIRFLASFTERFKTELSRMAVAYNINIVGGSMIEIGDDDRLYNIAYLFHRDGSVERQAKLHITPQERRDWVIEGGDDLQVFDTDAGRVGILICYDVEFPELSRLLADQDMDILFVPFWTDTKNGYLRVRHCAQARAIENECYVVLCGSVGNLPSIENLDIQYAQSAVFSPSDFAFPHDAVLAETTPNTEMIFFSDLDLTRLTVVRAEGSVTNLKDRRKDLFDLRWRDWSWKSGANLEHEKKRDDDKHR from the coding sequence ATGTCGCTTGAAGATCTGCACCTGAATCTGCGCAACCTGACACCCGCCGACTATCCGCCGCTAAAGGCATTGATGGACGCCGTTTATCACGATATTGGCGGCGCCTGGTCAAACCTCACCATCGACAAGCTGATTCAGGCCTTTCCCGACGGGCAGATCGTGATTGAAGACGACGGTGTGCTCGTAGGCGTGGCGCTCACCGTTCAGGTGGACTACGACGAGTTTTCCAACCCCCACCGTTACGATGATCTTATCGGGCACCGTGAGATCATTCTCAACAACGCCGAAGGCGATGCGATGTACGGGCTGGACGTGCTGATTCACCCGGACTACCGCGGCTACCGTCTGGGGCGCCGGCTTTATGAAGCGCGCAAGGAGCTGTGCCGTTCGATGAACCTGCGCGCGATTCTTGCCGGCGGGCGAATTCCCGGGTATCACCAGCACGCCGACGCGTTAAGCCCCGCCGCCTATATTGAAAAAGTCGCGCGCAAAGAACTCCACGACACGATTCTGTCCTTTCAGCTGGCCAACGATTTTCAGGTCAAGCGCCTGCTGCGCAAATACCTGCCGGAAGACGCCCAATCCCGGGGCTACGCCACGCTACTGGAATGGAACAACATCCTGTTCGAACCGGCCGAGCGCGTGATCAACACCCGCCCCACCCAGGTGCGCGTGGGGGCGGTGCAGTGGCAGATGCGCGAATTTTCTTCAGTAGACGCCGCGCTGCAGCAGATTGAATACTTCGTTGACGCCTTGTCGGATTACCAGAGCGACTTCGCGGTGTTTCCGGAGCTGTTCAACGCACCGCTGATCGGACTTCAGGATCGCGCCGCCCAGCAGGACCCTATCGGTGCCATCCGCTTTCTAGCCAGCTTTACCGAGCGGTTCAAGACCGAGCTTTCACGCATGGCGGTGGCCTACAACATCAATATTGTCGGCGGCTCGATGATCGAAATCGGCGACGATGACCGGCTCTACAACATCGCCTACCTGTTCCACCGCGACGGCAGCGTCGAGCGCCAGGCCAAACTGCATATTACCCCGCAGGAGCGCCGCGACTGGGTGATTGAAGGCGGCGATGACCTCCAGGTATTTGACACCGACGCCGGCCGGGTGGGGATTCTGATCTGCTACGACGTAGAGTTTCCCGAACTGTCACGCCTGCTGGCCGATCAGGACATGGACATCCTGTTCGTGCCTTTCTGGACCGATACCAAAAACGGCTACCTGCGCGTACGCCACTGCGCTCAGGCACGGGCGATTGAAAACGAGTGCTACGTGGTGCTGTGCGGCAGCGTCGGCAACCTGCCGTCGATTGAAAATCTGGACATCCAGTATGCCCAGTCGGCGGTGTTTTCCCCGTCCGACTTTGCCTTCCCCCACGACGCGGTGCTGGCCGAAACCACGCCCAACACCGAGATGATCTTTTTCTCGGATCTGGACCTCACGCGCCTGACCGTGGTGCGCGCCGAAGGCTCGGTCACCAACCTGAAAGACCGCCGCAAGGATCTTTTCGACCTGCGCTGGCGGGACTGGTCATGGAAGTCCGGCGCCAATCTCGAGCACGAGAAAAAGCGCGACGACGACAAGCACCGCTAG
- a CDS encoding ABC transporter permease, which yields MLDLQGYGPRLLEGAGVTLSLAVLSLTLAVVLGLFTASAKMSGNVVAHRLATLYTTLIRGVPDLVLMMLLFFGGQIGVNALTDWLYDATGVDIFININEFVAGVVTIGLIFGAYMGETFRGAFMAVEHGQIEAGKAYGMSPRLVFWRIRFPQMMRHALPGLSNNWMVLLKTTALVSVIGLSDMVRIAAEASKATREPFTFMMVVAVIYLLIASVSEWIFARLQKRYSIGYGEMD from the coding sequence ATGCTGGATTTACAGGGCTACGGCCCAAGGCTGCTGGAAGGTGCCGGCGTTACCCTGTCGCTTGCCGTGCTTTCGCTTACGCTTGCCGTGGTGCTGGGCCTTTTCACCGCCAGCGCCAAGATGTCGGGCAACGTGGTCGCCCACCGCCTGGCCACGCTCTACACCACGCTGATCCGCGGCGTGCCGGATCTGGTGCTGATGATGCTGCTGTTCTTCGGCGGACAAATCGGCGTCAACGCCCTGACCGACTGGCTGTACGACGCCACGGGGGTGGATATTTTCATCAACATCAACGAATTTGTCGCCGGCGTCGTGACCATCGGGCTGATTTTTGGCGCCTACATGGGCGAGACCTTTCGCGGCGCTTTCATGGCCGTAGAGCACGGCCAGATTGAGGCCGGAAAGGCTTACGGCATGAGCCCCCGGCTGGTTTTCTGGCGCATTCGCTTTCCCCAGATGATGCGTCATGCGCTGCCGGGGCTTTCCAACAACTGGATGGTGCTGCTCAAAACCACCGCGCTGGTCTCGGTCATCGGGCTTTCCGACATGGTGCGCATCGCCGCCGAGGCCTCCAAGGCCACCCGCGAGCCGTTCACCTTCATGATGGTGGTGGCCGTCATTTATTTGTTGATCGCCAGCGTCTCGGAGTGGATTTTCGCTCGCCTGCAAAAACGCTACAGCATCGGCTACGGGGAGATGGACTAA
- a CDS encoding succinylglutamate desuccinylase — protein MLNEWLDWTLDGAAPRASSGTLPSGRYTLHAPGVLELLPTACATADANQAYACVFSTAIHGNETAPVELIGELLCALEAGTLRLGAPILVILGNLPALRAGTRFIDTNLNRLFQRDLDAHGDEPDRARELMAQVDAFYARHSALTPLHYDLHTAIRESLYPYFAVVPYASAPTHPAQWRFLAGAGIQAVLHQHQHSWTFSHYSKHYHGAQAFTLELGRVAAFGHNDLAALAPMLALLSALSRGEPPVEAPANAMAFFQVEHELMRQSVDFRLCFADATPNFTAFAPGEHLAYDASAGETIVEHRSLHVVFPNARVEVGARAALLVAPASPPDATTKTKVE, from the coding sequence ATGCTCAACGAATGGCTGGACTGGACGCTTGACGGCGCCGCGCCGCGCGCCTCATCGGGAACGCTGCCATCAGGCCGCTATACACTGCACGCACCCGGTGTGCTGGAGCTTTTACCCACCGCCTGCGCCACCGCTGACGCAAACCAGGCATACGCCTGCGTGTTTTCCACCGCTATTCACGGCAACGAAACCGCGCCGGTGGAGCTTATCGGCGAGCTACTCTGCGCTCTTGAAGCCGGCACGTTACGCCTGGGCGCACCGATTCTTGTCATTCTTGGCAACCTGCCGGCGCTGCGCGCCGGCACGCGCTTTATCGACACCAACCTGAACCGGCTCTTCCAGCGCGATCTTGACGCCCACGGTGACGAACCCGACCGCGCGCGCGAGCTCATGGCTCAGGTCGATGCGTTTTACGCGCGTCACTCGGCACTGACACCGCTGCATTACGATTTGCACACGGCCATACGCGAAAGCCTGTACCCGTACTTTGCGGTCGTGCCCTACGCCAGCGCGCCCACGCATCCGGCCCAGTGGCGCTTTCTGGCAGGCGCCGGCATTCAGGCGGTGCTGCATCAGCATCAGCACAGCTGGACGTTCTCGCACTATAGCAAGCACTATCACGGCGCTCAGGCCTTTACCCTGGAGCTTGGCCGGGTAGCCGCCTTCGGGCACAACGACCTGGCGGCACTGGCACCCATGCTCGCGCTGTTAAGCGCCCTGAGCCGTGGCGAGCCCCCTGTGGAAGCGCCTGCCAACGCGATGGCCTTTTTTCAGGTGGAACACGAGCTAATGCGCCAAAGCGTTGATTTTCGCCTATGCTTTGCCGACGCGACACCCAATTTCACCGCCTTTGCGCCGGGGGAACATCTGGCATACGACGCCAGCGCGGGAGAGACAATAGTGGAGCACAGGTCACTTCACGTGGTGTTTCCCAACGCCCGGGTTGAAGTGGGGGCAAGGGCAGCACTGTTGGTCGCGCCGGCATCGCCGCCCGACGCCACCACTAAAACCAAAGTCGAATAA